In the Primulina tabacum isolate GXHZ01 chromosome 15, ASM2559414v2, whole genome shotgun sequence genome, ACTCCCTCTTCGCCAGACGGCACAAGCCTTTTGCGTCGTCTCCTGGAACCCCCGCAGTCTAGTCTAGTTCCTTAATTTTTTACACATTTTCCAATGCATACACCCACCAAGAATTACTTTAAAAACTTTAGTATTCCTTGTGTTTCCTCACCAGTAAACAATTGGATATGTACGAATCTCACTCGTTTTCTAAGACGCTATTGATATAATAATAGTAGAatacagttttttttttaacaattgcCAAAACAGACGTCACCGTGGTATACATTTGCGAGATTATTGTGTCAAGAATTAAGAATATAAAAAActgacacacacacatatataatataatatgatattagcacGCACATAATGAGGATTATTGGATATGAAATTGCAACTAGTAGTGGTCTCTGGAGCTTTTTACATCGGACCCTTCTTTTCAAAATTAGGGAAAACAAAATTCTACCCCCAAAAAATTTCCCTACGCTCAAATCTCCATTTTTACACACATATTTCGGAGATCTGTGCTAAATCTAAATACAAAACAAGTTGGTAATTAATGAGTTCAGCAAAAGTAAGACTAAAATTGAAACCAAAATTTCCTTATTTTATTGTTGATTAGCTAATTTTTTTCTGAGAGGAGGGAAGCTAATCCGGTGACCACCGCCTTATTACCCCTCTCTAAACTCCTCGGCTTCACCGCCGGCAGCTGCCACACCACCAACGGCGAAACATCGTGAGATTTCGCCGGCAATTTGGGCGACTCAAAATCGGCTTGAAACGACGATGACTTCTCTCCAAAAATCAAATCCAATTCTCCAACCTCACTTTCTGACACCTCCGcaacttctggttctggtattAGCTCGGGTTCGGGCTTGGGCTCCTGGGCGGCGTCGTTTTGGGGGAGGGTAGTTGCTTTTGGTTGCAGAATTCGGGTGTGAGGGCCAAGCCATTTAGATTTCATGTATTCGGATTTGCGCCACGGCGCGATGTGCATGCCTTTCTTTTTCAGGCTCTGGCGCGCGGCTTCCGACGCGATCGACACGATCTGAAGAAGCCGATCGGATTTCCCGACGAATATGTTCGGCAAGTACTGCAAAATTGCCTTGTAGTTACTGGTGGATCTTGCAATTTCGAACTCCGATCGGAAATCTATGTCAATTATTAGTCTCTCGCCATCTAATATCACGTCAACATACTCGTAATCACCTGCACCATTGCGAAAACAAGTAAAGCCCATTTATTTCCTTGTCATAATTCGAGCAAAATCCCTGATTATGATGTACAATAAAATTAATCGTAAAATCTCGAGGAGCGAAGGGGTTTTTCGTTCAGATCCAGGAGGTTGAATTCGAGAAAGCTCAAAATATGCAATCATTTCCATACATAAATTCAATTGGGAAACAAAGCTGTGATATGGTCTTCGTCAGGATTTGAAATTCACTTCCACAACCCATTAATGATTTGAGATCCCAAAGTCGAAACTCTTAAGTTGGTAAAGTTGTGTTCAATTGATTTACGGAGGGGAATATAAGATGAACTGATGTAATAACAAGAAAAATTAGGAAATTAATTCGCACAAAGTAAAATTGATAAACAGAGTGATGTATAAAGAGAA is a window encoding:
- the LOC142527056 gene encoding uncharacterized protein LOC142527056, whose protein sequence is MPFPMKIQPINHSESSIRNDAVAKTPVLKSRLKRLFDRPFNGVVRISTVDRQATGIAAAEFEPSSLCLDKMVQNFIEENTDKQTSGTVAMKYGRNRCNCFNGNSNDSSDDEFDVFSDSFTANSSFGDSSDILKSLIPCASMVERNLLADTSRIVEKNRTCRRKDDLRKTVADGLISLGYNVAVCKSRWEKSSSIPAGDYEYVDVILDGERLIIDIDFRSEFEIARSTSNYKAILQYLPNIFVGKSDRLLQIVSIASEAARQSLKKKGMHIAPWRKSEYMKSKWLGPHTRILQPKATTLPQNDAAQEPKPEPELIPEPEVAEVSESEVGELDLIFGEKSSSFQADFESPKLPAKSHDVSPLVVWQLPAVKPRSLERGNKAVVTGLASLLSEKN